The following proteins are co-located in the Solanum pennellii chromosome 8, SPENNV200 genome:
- the LOC107027135 gene encoding cellulose synthase A catalytic subunit 9 [UDP-forming]-like codes for MLTFHLVLLVDLLVFLLEFLSKSLVMLVLGLTVESDIFVAAKSGFPVGRPCYYYERREETQQCPQCKTRYKCLKGSPTVAGDEDEEDIDDIDHDSKVDDEQYKNRNIVETILHGKMQVTGEFPISNHGNGEQTLQSQLHKRILPYPSSESGSARWDHKKEGGWKERMEELKLQQGHAGQDYDDFADVDMSI; via the exons ATGCTGACCTTTCATCTTGTCTTGCTTGTGGACTTGTTGGTCTTTCTACTggaatttctttcaaaatcgtTGGTGATGCTAGTGTTAG GCTTAACAGTGGAAAGTGATATTTTTGTGGCTGCAAAGAGTGGTTTCCCTGTGGGTCGGCCTTGCTACTATTATGAAAGAAGGGAAGAAACTCAACAGTGTCCACAGTGCAAGACCAGATACAAATGTCTTAAAG GAAGTCCAACGGTGGCGGGAGATGAAGATGAGGAAGATATTGACGATATTGATCATGATTCCAAAGTTGATGATGAGCAATACAAGAATAGAAACATTGTTGAGACCATTCTCCACGGTAAGATGCAGGTTACCGGTGAATTTCCAATATCAAATCATGGAAATGGAGAGCAGACGTTGCAATCTCAGCTTCACAAAAGGATACTTCCCTATCCATCTTCTGAATCTGGAAGTGCAAGATGGGATCATAAGAAAGAGGGAGGGtggaaagaaagaatggaagaaTTGAAATTGCAGCAAGGACATGCGGGGCAAGATTATGATGACTTTGCAGACGTTGATATGTCCATATAA